ACGACGACCGTGGCCCCGACCACCACGGCCGCACCCACGACCACCGCGGGCCCGACCACCACGGCCGCACCCACGACGACCGCGGCCCCGACCACCACGGCCGGCCAGACCACGACCACCACCACGCCCGGGCCGCAGATCGGGGTGTTCGACCGCCGGCCCGCGTCTGGGCCGGTCCGGACTGTGATCGCGGTCAGGTCGGTGACGCCGTGTGTCCCACCCCAGAACGCCCCCAACCCCGAGGTCTCGGTCGTGCTGTTCAACCAGCGCGACATCGACCAGAACACGGTGACGGCCGATGGATTGTTCGCGGTCGGCGCCGACGGCACCTGGTCCGGCAAGGTGACCGTGCCGGCGGCTGCCGAGCTCGGCGAGTACTTCGTAGCCGCGGCCTGCTTCGCGGGCGTCTCCATTGAGGAGGAGCCGTTTCTTATCTACGAGGAGCAGCAGTTCACCGTGACCGCCGTGCCGGTCACACCGCCGGCGGTCGCGGTCCCGGGCGCCCCGAAGTTCGCCGGATGATCGGCGGGACCGTCTAAGCATGCTCGCGGGAAACTCTTGCGGCCGGAGGCCGGCACGGCGCGCCCCAGCGATTGCGCTGCTCGGCGTATGCGTGCTGGCCTCTGGCTGCGCGCCATCCCACCACCGCGCCGGTCTGTCCGCGCCGCCGGTGACCACCCGAACCGCGGTCGACTGGACCAAGCTGCACGGCGACAGCAAGAAGGGCGCTGACAGCAGGGGCGCCGACGGGCCGGTCCGCACCACCGTGGCGCAGGCGACCGTGCGCCGGGTGGGCGTCTTCACCGTCCCCGGCGCCGCAGCGCCCCAGCAGCGGCTCGCCAACCCGCAGCCGTCCGGTGCCCCGCTTGTGTTCCTGGTCCAAGGGCAGCGTCCCGGCTGGCTCAAGGTGCTGCTGCCGGTGCGCCCCAACGGGTCCAGCGGCTGGATCCGCGCCGCTGAGGTGCGCCTGTCCCAGCACAACTTCCGGATCGTCGTCAGGCTCGGCGCGCACACGATCACGGTGTACCGCGGCACGCAGGTGATCGACCGCGAGCCGGTCGGGATCGGGCGGAAGAACACGCCCACCCCCGGCGGCCTGTACTACACCAAGGAGCTGCTGCGGCCGCCGAACCCCGATGGCCCCTACGGTGCCTACGCCTACGGGCTGTCGGGTTTCTCCAACGTCCTCAGCCGCTTCGACGGCGGTGACGGGGTGATCGGCATCCACGGCACCAACGACCCGTCGGGGCTTGGCAAGGACGTCAGCCACGGGTGCATCCGCATGAGCAACGCGGGCGTCACCAAGCTCGCCCGGATCTTGCCCCTCGGCGTTCCCATCGAGATCGTCCCGTAGCGCGCCGACCGAGATGCTGCGCGCGAACGCAGCACGCCCGGCTCGGCCTCGGCGACCGGATCTAGGAAGTGCCGCCTCTGGCCTGGTCACGCCCAAGGCTGGGCGATGGGTGAGGGGGCTCGAACCCGCTGGCGCGCTGTCTCACCGCCCCAGGTCCTCGGGGTGCAGGGTCGTCGACCTGCGATTCTCTCTACCTGTCGTGACCACTCGTGCCCGCCGAGGACCGCCGGTTCCCGATGCCGTGCGGACCCAGCACGGACCACGGTCACCACGAACACTGCCAGCTCCGGTTCCGTCCGGGCGCGGACGCCTCTCGGCGCTCCGGTCCTCCGCGACCAGGGACCGGAACGGCCGGCCGGGCACGGCAAGGCCGATCACTGTCTGGAAGACCACGAGCTTGGGAAGCACTGTCCGGCCGCCCATCGACGGGTGCTGACGCAGCTCAGGGGCTGCGGTGGCTGTCCGCTGTTGACCGTTGGTGACCGCTGTGAACCGCTGCTTGGGGCACGTACAGGGCACGGCCGGCAAGGACGAAGCTGGCTCGCCCCCTGGCGGTGACGGCTCCAGCTCGACCGTTGGGTGACGTTGGTCCTCGCTGATCGACTGCCTCGTGGGCAAGCGCCCGGAGGGCGCGCGGCAGGTCGGCGGGCGAAGAGGAGAACTGCGCAATCGCGTATTGCAGGCGGCATCGAAGAGCACGGATACTCGCAATGAGATGTCTGAGGAGAACCTGGCGATCGTGCAGCGCTTCGCCGACCGGGTAAATGAGCAGGACATCCCAGGATTCCTCGCGCTCGTAGACTCGGAGGTGGAGTTCCACACCTTCCGGGGGGTCGAGCGAGGGCTGGAGGGGGCCCGGCGGTTCGCCGAAAGCGGCGCCCCCAAGGAGCACTACTTGACCCACGTGGTGCATGAGCAGGCGTTCGACGCGGGCGATCGGGTGGTGGCGTTTGCCAACATCCAGCGGCGTTGGCGGGAGACCGGCGAGCTTGGGGACGAGACGCGGGTGGGCGTGGTCTTCACGCTCCGAGAAGGCAAGGTCGTGCGCTTCCAGGTCTTTCGTGACCGCCAGCAGGCACTCGTCGCCGCGGGGCTCGCCCAAGAAGAGCAAGCGTCTTCTCCGTAGGGCGAGTGGCGCACTGATCCGGGTGGTCCTGCCGGCCCGCGGGCCGGCCTTGAGAGAGCCGTAGAGAAGTTGTCACAACCTCCCCATAGCCCGCCTTCTCATCGTGCGCCAGGGTGCGCCGTCTTGCGTCCCACGTTGCTTGAGCGCTGCTCACGGCCCGTTTCGGGCAACGCTCAGCCCTCGTGTGACCCCGGCTCGCTGCTCGAGCTCGGCCCCCAGGTGCGCCCGTAGGCTTCGACGAAGGCCCGCCACCACGCTCCCGGGGGGATCTGCTGGCAGGCCTCCGCGAGCCGCTTTGCCGAGACGGTGCGCAGCGAGGCAGCGGAGGTCTCCTCCCACGGCGTCACGTTC
This portion of the Actinomycetes bacterium genome encodes:
- a CDS encoding nuclear transport factor 2 family protein: MGKRPEGARQVGGRRGELRNRVLQAASKSTDTRNEMSEENLAIVQRFADRVNEQDIPGFLALVDSEVEFHTFRGVERGLEGARRFAESGAPKEHYLTHVVHEQAFDAGDRVVAFANIQRRWRETGELGDETRVGVVFTLREGKVVRFQVFRDRQQALVAAGLAQEEQASSP
- a CDS encoding L,D-transpeptidase; translation: MTTRTAVDWTKLHGDSKKGADSRGADGPVRTTVAQATVRRVGVFTVPGAAAPQQRLANPQPSGAPLVFLVQGQRPGWLKVLLPVRPNGSSGWIRAAEVRLSQHNFRIVVRLGAHTITVYRGTQVIDREPVGIGRKNTPTPGGLYYTKELLRPPNPDGPYGAYAYGLSGFSNVLSRFDGGDGVIGIHGTNDPSGLGKDVSHGCIRMSNAGVTKLARILPLGVPIEIVP